In a genomic window of Kluyveromyces marxianus DMKU3-1042 DNA, complete genome, chromosome 7:
- the NSA2 gene encoding rRNA-processing protein NSA2, with product MPQNEYIEQHIKQHGKRLDHDERKRKREAREVHKISERAQKLTGWKGKQFAKKRYAEKVAMKKKIRAHEQSKVKGGSKPLDENGEALPTYLLDREQNNTAKAISSSIKQKRLEKADKFSVPLPKVRGISEEEMFKVVKTGKSKSKAWKRMITKHTFVGEGFTRRPVKMERIIRPSALRQKKANVTHPELGVTVFLPILAVKKNPQSPMYTQLGVLTKGTIIEVNVSELGMVTSGGKVVWGKYAQITNEPDRDGCVNAVLLV from the coding sequence ATGCCTCAAAACGAGTATATTGAACAGCACATCAAGCAACACGGTAAACGGTTGGACCATGACGAGCGTAAGCGTAAGCGGGAGGCTCGTGAGGTGCACAAGATTTCTGAGCGTGCGCAGAAGTTGACTGGGTGGAAGGGTAAGCAGTTTGCAAAGAAACGTTACGCTGAGAAGGTTGctatgaagaagaagatccgTGCGCACGAGCAAAGCAAGGTGAAAGGAGGGTCGAAGCCTTTGGACGAGAATGGAGAGGCTTTGCCTACGTATTTGTTGGACAGAGAGCAGAACAACACTGCGAAGGCTATTTCGAGCTCGATCAAGCAGAAACGGTTGGAGAAGGCGGACAAGTTTTCTGTTCCATTGCCTAAGGTGAGAGGGATCAGCGAGGAGGAGATGTTCAAGGTTGTGAAGACCGGTAAGTCTAAGTCGAAGGCGTGGAAGCGTATGATTACGAAGCACACGTTTGTTGGTGAGGGATTCACGAGAAGACCTGTGAAGATGGAGCGTATTATCAGGCCCAGTGCGTTGAGACAGAAGAAGGCGAACGTGACGCACCCGGAGCTTGGGGTGACGGTGTTCTTGCCTATTCTTGcggtgaagaagaaccctCAATCGCCTATGTACACGCAACTTGGTGTGTTGACGAAGGGTACGATCATCGAGGTGAACGTGTCTGAGTTGGGGATGGTGACGTCTGGTGGTAAGGTTGTTTGGGGTAAGTATGCGCAGATTACGAACGAGCCGGACAGAGACGGGTGTGTCAACGCGGTGCTTTTGGTGTAG
- the LCP5 gene encoding small subunit rRNA maturation protein LCP5 — MLSYLSSLMVVLGEKLGKDGVASRGREEAIEQRVVLERGVKPLEKKLGYQLDKLTRAYMRMEADLQGGQVSSTSGKEKEKEAAEEEEDSSESEDETQFRPNGSAMVTGKTSGKASGKASAEANAASADAEASGSIYRPPKISAALPPQHHFEDKFNAQEHKDKSSRSRMQAMEEYLKETSEQPEWEASIGANIVNHGRGGVKTSRDTERERDIQRFEEENFTRLNPNGSKVDKRLKKQREISAKVNMIAGEDFSIFNSKRKLEESTSRRGSKKSRNAWERAKRKL, encoded by the coding sequence ATGCTTTCGTATTTGAGCTCGCTGATGGTTGTTTTGGGGGAGAAGTTGGGTAAAGATGGGGTTGCGAGTCGTGGGAGAGAGGAGGCTATTGAGCAGCGGGTGGTGCTTGAGCGTGGTGTGAAGCCGttggagaagaagctaGGGTACCAGTTGGACAAGTTGACGCGGGCGTACATGCGGATGGAGGCTGATTTGCAGGGGGGCCAAGTATCTAGTACGAGTGGGaaggagaaagagaaggaggcagcagaagaagaagaggactCCAGTGAGAGTGAAGACGAGACGCAGTTTAGGCCGAACGGGTCGGCCATGGTTACTGGCAAGACTTCTGGCAAGGCCAGTGGCAAGGCTAGTGCGGAGGCTAATGCGGCCTCTGCTGACGCAGAGGCCTCGGGCTCCATTTACAGACCACCAAAGATCAGCGCAGCCCTGCCCCCACAGCACCACTTCGAAGACAAATTCAATGCCCAGGAACACAAGGACAAGAGCAGCAGGTCGCGTATGCAGGCTATGGAGGAGTATCTCAAGGAGACTTCCGAACAGCCCGAATGGGAGGCCTCTATCGGTGCGAATATCGTGAACCATGGCCGTGGTGGTGTCAAGACCTCGAGAGATACAGAGCGCGAGCGCGATATCCAGCgtttcgaagaagaaaacttcaCTAGATTGAACCCTAACGGTTCCAAGGTCGACAAGAGGCTCAAGAAACAGCGCGAGATCAGTGCCAAGGTCAACATGATCGCCGGTGAGGACTTCAGTATATTCAACTCCAAGAGAAAGCTAGAAGAAAGCACCAGCAGAAGGGGGTCCAAGAAGTCCAGGAACGCCTGGGAAAGAGCCAAGCGCAAGTTGTAG
- the VFA1 gene encoding Vfa1p, whose product MKNEYTKKKVSRKDRKACLICQNPTETVLFNASGPDWFYTCDLHLVDNPQFAQPLYPKEYHDLLAGLKTLKDRIEALERKQAGGWDQWIGKWLDKDGKQKPKEGDKEAEGDKEGDKEPEKEAPKDTLLQLKKQYQDSLDRIALLKQKSNTYTLYDLVYQSRVDRLRKLAQLKEKKRIEQQSYTNTDPQQLLQSVQFPEVPKDIVQKPSS is encoded by the coding sequence ATGAAGAACGAATacaccaagaagaaagtgtcCAGAAAGGACAGGAAGGCGTGCTTGATATGCCAGAACCCAACAGAAACCGTCTTGTTCAATGCCAGTGGGCCAGATTGGTTTTACACATGCGACTTGCACCTGGTAGATAACCCCCAGTTCGCCCAGCCCCTGTACCCAAAGGAGTACCACGACCTGCTAGCGGGTCTCAAGACCTTGAAGGACCGTATAGAGGCCTTGGAAAGGAAACAGGCCGGTGGTTGGGACCAGTGGATCGGGAAATGGCTGGATAAAGATGGGAAACAAAAGCCTAAAGAGGGAGACAAGGAGGCAGAAGGGGATAAAGAAGGGGATAAAGAACCGGAAAAAGAGGCTCCTAAGGACACTCTGCTGCAGCTCAAGAAACAGTACCAGGATTCCCTCGATAGAATCGCCcttttgaaacaaaagtcCAACACTTATACCCTATACGATTTGGTATACCAATCAAGAGTCGACCGGCTGCGCAAGCTCGCCCaattgaaggagaagaaacgCATCGAACAGCAATCATACACCAACACAGACCCTCAGCAACTGCTCCAGTCCGTCCAGTTCCCGGAAGTGCCCAAGGACATCGTCCAGAAGCCCTCTTCTTGA
- the NOP9 gene encoding RNA-binding RNA processing protein NOP9, giving the protein MARVRGRKAIQKQKKDEFHPEDGGDDYKHQQHQQMPDDGENANDGVTPNTFFGVLDSSELDYFKKAESTLAIDAFENPDEKYQFINSVIEESKGKELKLATSQICSKLMERIIMESDETQLKGIFKALNGFYFNIACHKYSSHVLETLLVRGAAQVEKELLTPDFADGSGEGEYEQEFVTMESLFLFLINELQPNLKFMVNHQYASHVLRVLILVLSSKTLPSTWENRSTLRSKKSKIARKMIEIKDNDNYNRVFKTPDSFKVSLRSMLSEIYTGFTHGVPQGAQHFSEVSIADIMKFREVCVDKIGSPVVQLIIQVEGIFDRDRSFWHLVFCNSEEKDPKEESFVEYLLSDAVGSHFLQNVLSSTRLKYVERLYRLYIKDRIAKLAKRDTTAAFVLQALLKVMKPNEVKEIMTDLVPDLSVLLNSNMDFGTEIIDASIRTDNYLREEIIEQLLKKYYPRESSDKNILESCLLLSSSTLGNTRDDWPTAEERRRSLFLEKLIDYDDCFLNSTIDSMLSLPAERLLQMPYHGVFSHVVEHVLQVKRVEIIKRKLLLNVLCTDIVNMSCNAYGSHIVDKLWVFTAKLAMYKERIATALCAESVKVKNSVYGRQVWKNWSLELFVRKRYDWKRIVKEQELELFPDAKPLQPKNPKRPRENANGSDQQRAPFNKNKFQKR; this is encoded by the coding sequence ATGGCAAGAGTTAGAGGTAGAAAGGCGAttcagaagcagaaaaagGACGAGTTCCATCCTGAAGATGGTGGTGATGACTACAAGCATCAACAGCATCAACAGATGCCGGATGATGGCGAAAATGCCAATGACGGTGTGACTCCAAACACGTTTTTCGGTGTGCTAGACTCTAGCGAATTGGACTATTTCAAGAAGGCCGAGTCGACGTTGGCTATTGATGCGTTTGAAAACCCAGATGAGAAGTACCAGTTCATTAACAGTGTCATTGAGGAAAGCAAGGGCAAGGAGTTGAAGCTTGCTACTTCGCAGATCTGCTCGAAGCTTATGGAGCGTATCATTATGGAGAGTGACGAGACGCAGTTAAAAGGGATATTCAAGGCTTTGAACGGGTTTTATTTCAACATTGCGTGCCACAAGTACTCATCGCATGTGTTGGAGACGTTGCTAGTTAGAGGAGCAGCACAGGTGGAAAAGGAGTTGTTGACCCCAGATTTTGCAGACGGTAGTGGTGAAGGTGAGTATGAACAAGAGTTTGTTACGATGGAGTCgcttttcttgtttttgatcAACGAATTGCAACCGAACCTGAAGTTCATGGTCAACCACCAGTACGCATCGCATGTGCTTAGAGTGTTGATTCTAGTGCTTTCTTCCAAGACGTTGCCTAGCACTTGGGAAAACAGGTCGACACTACGTTCTAAGAAGTCCAAGATTGCGCGTAAGATGATTGAGATCAAGGACAACGATAATTACAATAGGGTGTTCAAGACGCCAGATTCGTTCAAAGTGTCGCTTCGTTCGATGTTGAGCGAGATCTATACTGGTTTCACCCATGGCGTGCCACAAGGTGCACAACATTTCTCGGAGGTGTCTATTGCTGATATCATGAAGTTCAGAGAAGTGTGTGTGGATAAGATCGGGTCGCCCGTGGTTCAGTTGATCATTCAGGTGGAAGGTATCTTTGACAGAGACAGATCGTTTTGGCATTTGGTGTTTTGTAACTCGGAGGAGAAGGACCCCAAGGAGGAGTCGTTCGTGGAATACTTGCTTTCCGATGCGGTTGGGTCCCATTTCTTACAGAATGTCCTTTCCAGTACCAGATTGAAATACGTGGAAAGATTGTACAGACTTTACATCAAGGACAGAATAGCCAAGTTGGCCAAGAGAGACACCACGGCTGCGTTTGTGCTACAGGCTTTGTTGAAAGTGATGAAGCCTAACGAAGTGAAGGAGATCATGACCGATTTGGTGCCCGACTTGAGCGTTTTGTTGAACTCCAACATGGACTTTGGTACAGAGATCATCGATGCCAGTATTCGTACTGACAACTACCTAAGAGAAGAGATTATAGAGcaacttttgaagaaatacTACCCTCGTGAATCCAGCGACAAGAACATCTTGGAATCGTGTCTACTCTTGAGTTCTTCCACTCTTGGTAACACTAGAGACGACTGGCCTACGGcggaagaaagaagacgGTCGTTATTCTTGGAGAAATTGATCGATTACGACGATTGTTTCTTGAACAGCACCATCGACAGTATGCTAAGTCTCCCCGCAGAAAGACTATTACAGATGCCATACCACGGTGTTTTCTCGCACGTTGTAGAACACGTCTTGCAAGTCAAGAGAGTAGAAATCATCAAGAGAAAGCTTCTTCTAAACGTTCTATGTACCGATATCGTGAACATGTCGTGCAACGCTTACGGTTCCCATATTGTGGATAAGCTATGGGTTTTCACCGCTAAGTTGGCCATGTACAAAGAACGTATTGCCACTGCATTGTGTGCTGAATCGGTAAAGGTCAAGAACAGTGTTTACGGTAGACAAGTGTGGAAGAACTGGTCGCTTGAACTTTTCGTTAGAAAGAGATACGACTGGAAGAGGATTGTCAAGGAACAAGAACTCGAACTATTCCCAGACGCAAAGCCACTTCAACCTAAGAACCCTAAGCGTCCTCGCGAGAACGCCAATGGTTCCGACCAACAACGTGCGCcattcaacaagaacaagttCCAAAAAAGGTGA
- the MRP8 gene encoding Mrp8p, translating into MSDEVAKLRNQVLELQGLVKRQSTMLAKTGQSIIELQIAQQKADIRSLDLEKKPEKPQTTAGAANGGLDPDFDTSKLATNSDLEQLVEELQGQLDYLEERSIRRVSNNNKRNPEDLIGPLPNADGELPEDYQLPFPKTVQDFIDIKDLDLCKIAEFYGVLPFPLSDLEAITKGLQNAEEVTIPTFNDDTAEEQLKKYSKVEMDAIFDTVARYLGLNNRRTKDTW; encoded by the coding sequence ATGAGTGACGAAGTTGCGAAGCTAAGAAACCAGGTTTTAGAGCTCCAGGGCCTTGTTAAAAGGCAAAGCACTATGCTAGCAAAGACGGGCCAATCGATCATAGAGTTGCAGATTGCCCAGCAAAAAGCCGATATCAGAAGCCTAGATCTAGAGAAGAAACCTGAGAAGCCTCAGACAACTGCTGGTGCGGCTAATGGTGGCTTGGATCCGGATTTCGATACCAGTAAATTGGCTACTAATAGCGATTTAGAGCAATTGGTGGAAGAACTACAAGGACAACTAGACTACCTTGAAGAGAGATCTATCCGTAGAGTGTCCAATAACAACAAGAGGAATCCCGAGGACCTAATTGGACCTCTTCCAAACGCAGACGGAGAGCTTCCAGAAGATTACCAGCTTCCTTTCCCCAAGACTGTACAGGATTTCATCGACATTAAGGATTTGGACTTGTGTAAGATAGCAGAGTTTTATGGGGTTTTGCCGTTCCCACTCTCAGACCTCGAGGCAATTACCAAGGGTTTGCAGAATGCTGAGGAGGTCACTATCCCCACGTTTAACGACGACACGGCTGAAgagcaattgaagaaatattcCAAAGTCGAGATGGATGCCATTTTTGATACCGTTGCCAGGTACCTCGGTTTGAACAATAGGCGGACAAAGGATACGTGGTAG
- the LTV1 gene encoding ribosome biogenesis protein LTV1, with product MSGRSKFSKKNATKFAVVHRPHDDPSYYDADAGDHVLVPVENRNLKKDQKTKAQAQAQEEFEDIPKLVDTAAASPAAAPAAKQEKKNGPINEHVGEAALYGINFDDSKYDYTQHLKPIGLDPSHSVFIPAKTKSKSKANEKPKKLKDPASLFVEPTYQDLENKPAEPLFVRGVAKQEYLDQMQEIPEELVGFKPDMNPALREVLIALEDEAYVVNEDVVVDIKAKPEEIPEEVDEDADDIFAELLGSGKADGADEFEDEFDEWDMENLDNYEEDHYKQEMAQFDTIGKLEDLQDIDVSADVRRFKLQQKKERNAWDSDNDFSDEDDLEEEEQETKDVVGKLPSIAGTRSSSKTGGQARKARRKKGAMSDVSGFSMSSSAIPRSEAMTVLDDRYDQIIGGYENYEEELAEEEEKHETFDMLKERSDFESMLDDFLDNYELGSGNRKLVKKDQEIAKLKEAADEVSKGKLSMRRKREKEKKSSVNSITDRLNSLRF from the coding sequence ATGTCCGGAAGATCCAAGTTCAGCAAGAAGAACGCTACCAAGTTCGCAGTGGTCCACAGACCGCACGATGACCCCAGCTACTACGACGCAGATGCAGGTGACCATGTGCTTGTCCCAGTCGAGAACCGTAACCTGAAAAAGGACCAGAAGACGAaggcccaggcccaggcccaagaagagtttgaaGACATTCCAAAACTCGTAGACACGGCTGCTGCTTCCCCAGCTGCTGCCCCAGCTGCCaagcaagaaaagaaaaacggCCCCATCAACGAGCACGTAGGTGAAGCAGCACTATACGGGATCAATTTCGACGACTCCAAGTACGACTACACACAGCATTTGAAGCCCATTGGTCTCGATCCATCGCATTCGGTGTTCATTCCAGCCAAAACGAAGTCCAAATCAAAGGCCAATGAGaaaccaaagaagttgaaggacCCGGCATCGTTGTTCGTGGAACCCACGTACCAGGACCTCGAGAACAAGCCCGCAGAGCCCCTCTTCGTGAGAGGTGTCGCGAAACAGGAGTACTTGGACCAGATGCAGGAGATCCCAGAGGAATTGGTTGGTTTTAAGCCGGATATGAACCCAGCCTTGAGAGAAGTGTTGATCGCATTGGAGGACGAAGCGTACGTCGTGAACGAGGACGTGGTTGTGGATATCAAGGCGAAACCTGAGGAAATACCCGAGGAAGTGGATGAAGACGCCGACGACATTTTCGCCGAGTTGTTGGGCAGCGGGAAGGCCGATGGTGCGGACGAGTTTGAAGACGAGTTTGACGAGTGGGATATGGAAAACCTCGACAACTACGAAGAGGACCACTACAAGCAAGAAATGGCCCAGTTCGATACCATTGGCAAGCTCGAGGATTTACAAGATATCGACGTTTCCGCAGACGTTAGAAGGTTCAAGctgcagcagaagaaagaaaggaacGCATGGGACTCGGATAACGATTTCAGCGACGAGGACGACCTAGAGGAGGAGGAACAAGAGACCAAGGATGTCGTTGGAAAATTGCCCAGTATCGCAGGAACACGTTCCAGCAGCAAGACCGGTGGCCAGGCCCGTAAGGCTCGTCGTAAGAAGGGTGCCATGTCAGATGTGTCTGGCTTTTCCATGAGTTCGAGTGCGATCCCACGTTCAGAAGCTATGACTGTGTTGGACGACAGGTACGACCAAATTATCGGAGGGTACGAGAACTACGAAGAGGAACTagcagaggaagaagagaaacacGAGACCTTTGACATGCTAAAGGAACGTTCAGATTTCGAGTCGATGCTCGACGATTTCCTAGATAACTACGAACTCGGAAGCGGGAACAGGAAATTGGTCAAGAAGGACCAGGAGATCGCAAAGCTCAAGGAAGCTGCTGACGAAGTCAGCAAGGGTAAGCTCTCCatgagaagaaagagagaaaaggaaaagaagtcCTCGGTAAATAGCATCACTGACAGACTAAACAGTCTAAGGTTTTaa